A window of the Isosphaera pallida ATCC 43644 genome harbors these coding sequences:
- a CDS encoding Sec-independent protein translocase subunit TatA/TatB → MPSLGGPEMLVVLVLAVLLFGKRLPEVGRSLGKGIVEFKKGVQGIEEEIHRATQITTPVSRHGYFEDRPVSSTSVSSPAPLSRSMEQVAVPKFEPPATRPSVSSSPESAGSSKTGGNSAGYLD, encoded by the coding sequence ATGCCGTCACTTGGTGGACCGGAAATGCTGGTGGTGTTGGTGCTGGCGGTCCTGCTGTTCGGCAAGAGGTTGCCTGAGGTGGGACGCTCACTGGGCAAGGGGATCGTCGAGTTCAAGAAAGGGGTGCAAGGAATCGAGGAGGAGATTCATCGCGCGACCCAAATCACCACGCCGGTGTCGCGTCACGGCTACTTCGAGGATCGTCCGGTCTCCTCGACGTCGGTTTCCTCCCCTGCGCCACTCTCGCGGTCGATGGAGCAAGTCGCGGTGCCCAAGTTCGAGCCGCCGGCGACTCGTCCCAGCGTCTCCTCCTCGCCTGAATCGGCCGGTTCCTCCAAGACTGGCGGCAATTCCGCGGGTTATCTGGACTAA
- a CDS encoding Sec-independent protein translocase subunit TatA/TatB, whose product MFSLMTVWAFLPTFGTNELIVISLLSLLFFGHRLPSVMRSLGKGVTEFKKGINDVEDDVNKAVEGPKTAEAPKPGSTATSSPVERY is encoded by the coding sequence ATGTTTTCTCTGATGACCGTTTGGGCCTTTCTGCCAACCTTCGGCACCAACGAGTTGATTGTCATCAGCTTGCTTTCACTGCTGTTCTTTGGTCACCGTCTGCCCAGCGTGATGCGGTCGCTGGGCAAAGGGGTCACCGAGTTCAAGAAGGGGATCAACGACGTTGAGGACGACGTGAACAAGGCGGTGGAGGGTCCCAAGACGGCCGAGGCTCCCAAGCCTGGTTCGACCGCCACGTCCAGCCCGGTTGAACGCTACTGA
- a CDS encoding DUF1559 domain-containing protein, translating into MRNRHGFTLIELLVVIAIIAVLIALLLPAVQSAREAARRAQCTNNMKQLGLALHNYESANQMFPIGMYWAWIPGMPGWVTTTHGPLPATTQFLEQGVVFNAINFNHNMYEPANNTVHGLGISTFWCPSDGPISRIRQNVVAPGVSMAYSSYAGIAGPWFVNTYSLVNPTVVHPDFARVIANGRGIFFVHSTIRVSDITDGTSNTMGMGEHAHSPLTENDQRDWFWWTSGNYGDTMISTYHPLNPHRRVAPGTGNYTGLGASAFISSASSMHPGGANFLFMDGSVRFLKDTINSWPLGPNGQPVGLTSTGGFWNRIFTLNPPAQFGVYQALSTRNGSEVISADAF; encoded by the coding sequence ATGAGAAACCGTCATGGTTTCACTCTGATCGAGCTGTTGGTGGTGATCGCCATCATCGCGGTTCTCATCGCGTTGTTGCTGCCGGCGGTGCAATCGGCCCGCGAGGCGGCCCGTCGCGCCCAATGCACCAACAACATGAAGCAGCTGGGCCTAGCGCTTCATAATTACGAGTCGGCCAACCAGATGTTCCCGATCGGGATGTACTGGGCGTGGATTCCGGGGATGCCGGGCTGGGTGACCACCACTCACGGCCCGCTGCCGGCCACCACTCAGTTTCTGGAACAGGGCGTGGTGTTCAACGCGATCAACTTCAACCACAACATGTACGAGCCCGCGAACAACACGGTGCATGGCCTGGGGATTTCGACTTTCTGGTGCCCCAGCGATGGACCAATCTCGCGGATCCGGCAAAACGTGGTCGCCCCCGGGGTGTCGATGGCCTATTCGAGCTACGCTGGAATCGCCGGGCCGTGGTTTGTGAACACATATTCGTTGGTCAACCCCACCGTGGTTCACCCTGACTTCGCGCGGGTGATCGCCAACGGTCGGGGAATCTTCTTCGTGCATAGCACGATTCGGGTGTCGGACATCACCGACGGCACCTCCAACACGATGGGGATGGGGGAACACGCCCACTCGCCCTTGACCGAGAACGACCAGAGGGATTGGTTCTGGTGGACCTCGGGCAACTACGGCGACACCATGATCAGCACTTACCATCCCCTCAACCCGCATCGCCGGGTCGCGCCGGGGACGGGCAACTACACCGGTCTGGGCGCGTCGGCCTTCATTTCGTCGGCCTCCAGCATGCACCCGGGCGGGGCCAACTTCCTGTTTATGGACGGCTCGGTGCGGTTCCTGAAGGACACGATCAACTCTTGGCCGCTCGGTCCCAACGGTCAGCCGGTTGGTTTGACCAGCACGGGTGGGTTCTGGAACCGGATCTTCACTCTTAATCCGCCCGCCCAGTTCGGCGTTTATCAGGCTTTGTCCACCCGCAACGGCAGCGAAGTCATCAGCGCCGACGCCTTCTGA